The Streptomyces asoensis DNA window GGCAAGGAAGCGACCGGCGCGTGCTTCGACGGCGTCGACAGGAACCTCGCGAACGCGCTGACGCACGAGCAGGGCGAGTTCCGCCGGGCCGCCGGGGACGGCCTGGACGCGATGACGGGTCTGCCGATCGGCGCCGCCGTGCTCGCCGTCCTGGGCGCCGCGGGCGCGGTCCTCGGCATCGGCCGCCGGCTGTCGGAGTACCGGTGAACGGGCGCGGGCCGGTGAACGGGCGCGCACCGGTGCATCCGGGCGGGACACCGGGCAGGAACGGATCGGCGGGCGGGGACGGAGCGGCGGAAGGCGGCGTACCGGTGGAAGGGGGCGCGACGATGCGTGTGCGACGGGTGCGGTCCGGCCTGAAGGGCTGGGGCGGAGTGGGCGCGATGGCGGCGCTGTGCGCCCTCGCGCTGTCCTTCGTCCTGCTGCTGCCGTGGACGACCCGCTCGCCCGGCGACGGCGCCACGGGCCGGGCCGGGCAGGGCGTCGCCGACGGCACCCCGGCGGCCGACGCCGCGTGCAAGGACCCGGAGAAGCGGACACCGGCGCCGTCGACCGCGGACGGCCCGACGATCGCCGCCATCAAGGCCCGGCAGGGCGAGAAGCGCAAGCTGATCGTCGGTGTCGACCAGAACAGCTACCGCTGGGGCTACCGCGACCCCAACAACACGGGCGCGGAGCTGGAGGGCTTCGACATCGACCTGGTGCACCGGATAGCCCAGGACATCCTCGGCGACCCGGACGCGGTCCAGTTCAAGGCCATCCCGACCAACCAGCGCATCCCGGCCGTCCAGGAGGGCCGGGTCGACATGGTCGTCCGCACCATGACGATCTCCTGCGCCCGGCTCGACGACGTCGCGTTCTCCGCGCCCTACTTCAAGACGGGCCAGCAGGTTCTCGCCCCCAAGTCCTCGCCGATCACGGGCTACAACGACACGCTGGCCCGCAAGAAGGTCTGCACGGCCACCGGTTCGACGGCCAACGGCAAGCTGGTCGAGGACAAGGACGCCGGCCGGATCGCCTCCAGCGTCGTCATCGCCGCGCCCGTGCCCAACCAGCTCGACTGCCTGGTCCGGTTGCAGCTCGGCGAGGTCGACGCGGTGGTCACCGACGGCGCGCTCGCGGCCAGCCAGGCCGCCCAGGACCCCACGGTCGAGCTGAAGGGCGCCGCCTTCACCACCGAGTACTACGGCGTGGCGATGAAGAAGGACGCGACGGACCTGGTGCGCCGGGTCAACCAGATCCTGGTGCAGTACCGCGCGAACGGCTGGCAGGCGTCGTACGACAAGTGGCTTTCGGCGACACTGGGCAGCGACGCGACGACGTCGAGGCCGCCCGCGCCGCAGTACCTCACCACCGGCTGACGGGCCGGCGGGCAAGGCGGCGGGGCGGACCGCCGCAGAGCGAGCAACCGACACAGCAGCGAGAGGTGATCGATGGGCGTCACGGGACCCCCCGGGCCGGTGATGGACCGGGACGAGGTCGACCGTGCGCTGGCGCGGCTCGGCGCGGAGCACGAGGCGATCGAGACCTCCCTCCTCGCCCTCCAGGACCACGCGGGCCGCAGACTCCTCGAAGGCGCCGAACTCACGGGCGTCACCAAGGAACGCTGGGCCTGCGCCGAGGTGTCGATCACCCTGCTCTGGGCGTACTTCGACGCCTACACCGACGCGCTGCGCGGCGCCCGGGACATCCGCTCGCGCCGCCGCTGGTCCAGCCGCGAGGACCTGGTGGAACTGACGGAACTGCTGCGCGGCGAATCGGTCACGGTGGCCGGGTCGGTGGCCGGCGCGGCGGGCGCCGGGCCGGCCACCGACCCGGCACTGCACGGCACCGGCCGGCTCAGCCACAGCTTCTCCCTCACCGGCCTCGTCGACCGGATGAACGAGCTCTACGCGTCGTCGCTCGACATGGTCGTGACCGCCGACGCGGTGTGGTCGGCGCTGCCCGCCCGGATAGATTTACTGGCCGCGGAGCTCCAGCGCACCCGCGCGCTCGCGCACTCGGTCGGCGTGCGCCCGGGCGAGCACCCGGCCGGCGACGACCTGGAACGCATCACCCGGACGCTGACCTCGCTGCGCGAGCAGGTGGTGTCGGACCCACTGGCCTTCTGGGTGCGCGCGCAGGGCAGTTCGGCGCCGGGCGGCGGCCGTCCGGACACCACCGTCTACGACCGCGAGGCGCGCGCCCTGGAGGACGTGCGCCGCGAGATCGACGCCGTCCTGACCGTCCGCCAGGACGCGGAGCAGCGGCTGGTCAGGCTGCGGGACGTGCTCAGCCGCGCCGACCGGACGCTCGCCGAGGCGCGCACCGCGCGCGGCGAGGTGCTGGCGAAGATCGCCGCCACGGAGGTGCCGGTGGTCAGCGGGCCGCCGACCGTGCTCCAGGAACAGCTGGCGACGGCCTCCGAGTACCGCAGACAGGCGCAGTGGCACCGCCTGTCCCCGCTCCTGGAGTCCCTGGAGCAGAAGGCGGAGGACGAACTGCTGCGCGCCCGCGAGTCGCTGACCGCGGTCACCCAGCCGCTGGCGGTCCGCGCGGAGCTGCGCGGGCGCATCGACGCGTACCGGGCGAAGGTCGCCCGGCACGGGCTCGCCGAGGACCCGTTCCTCATCGAGCGCTACGACGCGGCGCGCCGCATGCTGTGGAGCGCGCCCTGCGATCTGCGCGTCGCCGAACAGGCCGTCCTGCGCTACCAGCAGGCGGCCGCCGAACTCCTCACGGCACCGCGCGTGCCGGAGCAGGGCGGACCTCAGGACCGTAGGGGGGAGCAGTAGCCATGAGTCAGGCAGGGCAGTCGTGTCAGCGGCCGGGCTGCGAAGGGTCGTACGAGGACGTGGGCGGCGGCGAGCTGTACTGCGACACGTGCGGTCTGGCCCCGGTCGTCTCGTCCGGGGGCACCCCCTCCGGGCAGGGCCTGGTCGGCTCACTGCCGACCGGGGTGACCGGGGGCGGCAAGGGCTCGGCGGGCAGCGCCGGTTCGCGTTCCAGCGGGCGCAGCGCCCCCAGCACCCGTACGTCGTCGCAGTCGTCGAAGTCGCGGCGCTCGGTGTCCGGGCGGCTGTCGCGGTCGCTGTCGGGCCGGACCACGGGCCGCTCGGTGTCGGTGCGCAGCTCCGGCTCGACCGCCGGCTCCTCGGGGCGGGCCCGGCTCGGCGCCGGACTGGTCACGGTGCCGCAGGTGCCGAGGCCCGACCCGCGCGCGATGGTGCAGGAGAACCCGGAGGTGCCGGAGCGCAAGCGGTTCTGCTCGCGCTCCGACTGCGGTGCCCCGGTGGGCCGTTCGCGCGGCGAACGGGAGGGGCGCACGGAGGGCTTCTGCACCAAGTGCGGCCACCCGTACTCCTTCGTGCCGAAGCTGAAGGCCGGCGACGTCGTGCACGGCCAGTACGAGGTCGTGGGCTGTCTGGCGCACGGCGGGCTCGGCTGGGTCTACCTCGCGGTCGACCGCGCGGTGTCGGACCGGTGGGTCGTCCTCAAGGGCCTGCTGGACACGGGCGACCAGGACGCGATGGCCGCGGCCATCTCCGAACGGCGCTTCCTCGCCGAGATCGAGCACGCCAACATCGTGCGGATCTACAACTTCGTCGAACACCTCGACCAGCGCACCGGCTCGCTCGACGGCTACATCGTCATGGAGTACGTCGGCGGCAAGTCGCTGAAGGAGATCGCCAACGACCGCCGCACCCCGCAGGGCAAGCGCGACCCGCTCCCCGTCGAGCAGGCCTGCGCCTACGGCATCGAGGCGCTCGAGGCGCTCGGCCATCTGCACAGCCGCAACCTGCTGTACTGCGACTTCAAGGTCGACAACGCCATCCAGACCGAGGACCAGCTCAAGCTGATCGACATGGGCGCGGTCCGGCGGATGGACGACGACGAGTCGGCCATCTACGGCACGGTCGGCTACCAGGGCCCGGAGGTGGCGGAGGTCGGCCCGTCGGTCGCGTCCGACCTGTACACGGTGGGCCGTACCCTCGCCGTCCTGACCTTCGACTTCCAGGGCTACACGACCGTCTTCGCGGACTCCCTGCCCGACCCCGACAACATCGACGTCTTCCGCCGGTACGAGTCGTTCTACCGGCTGCTGGTCCGCGCCACCGACCCGGACCCGGCCCGCAGGTTCGCCTCCGCGCAGGAGATGGCGGAGCAGCTCACGGGCGTGCTGCGCGAGGTCGTTTCCCTCCAGAGCGGCCGGGCCAGACCCGCGCTGTCGACCCTGTTCGGGCCCGAGGTCAAGGTCACGGACACGGAGCTGTTCCCGAAGCTGGACGGCGAGGTGTCCCGGCTCGGCGCGCGGGTCGCCGTCAAGTCGTCGCGCCGCAACGGCGGCCCGGGCCGGGGGACGGCGTCCGCCGCCCCGCCCGCCCTGCCCGGTGTGGCTCCCGCGTTCGCCGGAGCGGCCGCGGCCCCGCCCGGCGGCGCGGCCTTCACCGGCGGCGCCCCGGTGCCTGGCCCCGGCGGCGCACCGGCCGGCACCGGAAGCACCGTCGCCGTGCGCGCCGTCGCCCCCGGACTGGTCAGGACCGTCCCCGCGCCCGCCGCCGCGCTCGCGCTGCCCGTGCCGCACGTCGACGCCTCCGACCCCAACGCGGGCTTCCTGGCCGGTCTGCTGACGTCCGCGCCGGGCGAGCTGATCACCGCTCTCGCGGCCGCTCCGGCGCCGTCGGTCGAGACCCGGCTGCGGCAGATCCGCGCCTGGCTGGAGAACGGCGACCACCAGGCCGCCCTCATGGCCCTGGGGATCCTGGAGGACGAACGGCCCGACGACTGGCGGGTCGTCTGGTACCGGGGCGTGGCCTCGCTGGTCACCGGCGACCACGAGGGCGCCGCGCTCGCCTTCGACGCGATCTACGACGCCTTCCCGGGCGAACCCGCGCCCAAGCTGGCGCTCGGTCTGTGCGCGGAGGTGCTGGGCCAGCTGGACAACGCCGCCGAGTACTACCGCCTGGTGTGGTCGACGGACCCCAGCTACGTCAGCTCCGCGTTCGGGCTGGCCCGCGTCCAGCTCGCCGCCGGGGACCGCAAGGGCGCCGTGACGACGCTGGAGTCGGTGCCGGAGTCCTCCATCCACTACACGGCGGCCCGGGTCGCCGCGGTGCGCGCCCGCCTCCGGCAGCGGACGGCGCTCGCCTCCGACGTACCCTTCCTGGAGGACCTCACCGCCGCCGCGGTCCAGGTCGAGGCGCTGGACGCGTACGGTCTGGATCCGACGCGGCGCGAGCAGTTGTCCGCGGAGGTCCTCGGCTGTGCCCTGGACTGGATACTCTCCGGAGGCCGGGGCGAGGGCCCGGCCGCCCGGGCGCTGCTCGGCAACGAACTGGACGAGCGGGGGCTGCGCTTCGGCCTGGAGCGCTCGTACCGCACGCTGGCCCGGCTGGCGACGGGCGGCGAGGAAAGGATCGACCTGGTGGAACGTGCCAATCGTTACCGCCCCCGGACGTGGGTGTAGTTGATGTCGCAGATGCCCCGGCAGGCCGCCCTGCCGACGTGTCCGAGCTGTGCGGAGCCGCTCGACGCGGGTGACCGTTTCTGCGGTGCGTGCGGACACGACCTGTCCGCCGTACCGGCACGCCCGGACGACCACCCGACCCTCACGATGAACGGCTCACCCCCACCGGCCCCCGCACCGCAAGCCCCCGCGCCACCGGTTCCCGCGCCCGCGGCGCAGGCTCCGGCGTCGGCAGCGGCGGCCGGTCCGACGGTGAGCGGCACGGGTGGCGGCGGTGCGAACGGCGGTTTCGGCGCGGGCGGCGCTGCGGTGCCGCCACCGCAGGCGACTCCGCCGGGTGCCCCGGCGGCCCCGGTCGCGGCGAGCGGCCCGTCCGAGGGTCCTGCCGCGCACGCGGTCGCCGCGACCCCGGGCGCGTCCGGCACACCCGCCGTGTCCGGTGCGTCCGGTGTCCGGTTCGACCGGCCCGCGGAGCCCGACGAGTACGCCCTCCAGGCGCCCGACCCGCGGGTGGCCGCCGAAGCCGCCGCGGTGGCCGGCACCACCAAGGTGTGCGTGGCGTGCCGCGCCGGCCGGGTCGACGACGACGGGTACTGCGAGAACTGCGGGCACGCCCAGCCCCGGGAACGCGACCACATGGAGCTGGAGTCGGGCCCCATGGCCGCCGTCAGCGACCGCGGTCTGCGCCACCACCGCAACGAGGACGCCTTCGGCCTCGGCCGCGCCGCCCTCCCCGACGGCTCCCCCGCCCTCGTCGCCATCGTCTGCGACGGCGTGTCCTCGGCGACCCGCCCCGACGACGCCTCCCTCGCCGCGTCCACGGCGGCCCGCGAGACCCTCCTCGCCGCCCTGCCGCAGGGCACGCACCCCCAGCAGGCCATGCACGAAGCCATCGTCGCCGCCTCCCACGCGGTCAACGCGCTGGCGGACGAGCCGGCCACGGCCCGTGAGCACGCCCCGCACCAGAACGCCCCGGCCTGCACCCTCGTCGGATCGGTCGTCACCGCCGGGCTGCTCGTCGTCGGCTGGGTCGGCGACAGCCGCGCCTACTGGGTCCCGGCGGACCGCAGTTCGTCACCGGCCAGGCTCACCGAGGACGACTCGTGGGCCGCGCAGATGGTCGCCGCGGGCCTGATGAACGAGGCGGAGGCCTACGCCGACGAGCGCGCCCACGCGATCACCGGCTGGCTCGGCGCCGACGCCTACGAACTGGAGCCGCACACCGCTTCCTTCAAGCCGGACCGGCCCGGCGTGGTGGTGGTGTGCACGGACGGCCTGTGGAACTACGCGGAGGCGGCCGAGGAGATGGCCGAGGTCCTCCCGCAGGACGCCTGCGCCCGGCCGCTGCACAGCGCCCGCGTCCTCGTCGGCCACGCCCTCGACGGCGGGGGCCACGACAACGTAACAGTGGCCGTCGTGCCGTTCCCCGCCCCCGCGGAAGGGGCAGGATCGGCCTGAGGCCGCAAACCGGAAATCACCGGCACCACCGGCCGCAACGGCACCACCCGCAGCACCACGCAGCACGGGGAAGCACCAGCAGTACGGGGAAGCACGCGAAAGACGCGTACGGGCCGGTGGGGACCGGCCCGTAGCCAGACACCGCCCTGCGAACGGGCGGCGTTTCCAAGGGGGATCGAAGCAGGCATGGCCAATTTCTCGAAGTCGAACGTGCCGCAGTTCTCGGTGGACGTCTACCAGAACGAGTACCTGCCGGAAGGCGGCCGCGAGGTCAACGCGATCGTCACGGTCACCGCCACCGGCGGCGGCACGGTGGGCAGCGCGGCAGCCGCGCCCCACCTCTACTCGCCGAGCCAGGGCCCGTCCGCCGCCGTCGCGATCATGGTGGACTGTTCCGGCTCCATGGA harbors:
- a CDS encoding PP2C family serine/threonine-protein phosphatase, producing the protein MSQMPRQAALPTCPSCAEPLDAGDRFCGACGHDLSAVPARPDDHPTLTMNGSPPPAPAPQAPAPPVPAPAAQAPASAAAAGPTVSGTGGGGANGGFGAGGAAVPPPQATPPGAPAAPVAASGPSEGPAAHAVAATPGASGTPAVSGASGVRFDRPAEPDEYALQAPDPRVAAEAAAVAGTTKVCVACRAGRVDDDGYCENCGHAQPRERDHMELESGPMAAVSDRGLRHHRNEDAFGLGRAALPDGSPALVAIVCDGVSSATRPDDASLAASTAARETLLAALPQGTHPQQAMHEAIVAASHAVNALADEPATAREHAPHQNAPACTLVGSVVTAGLLVVGWVGDSRAYWVPADRSSSPARLTEDDSWAAQMVAAGLMNEAEAYADERAHAITGWLGADAYELEPHTASFKPDRPGVVVVCTDGLWNYAEAAEEMAEVLPQDACARPLHSARVLVGHALDGGGHDNVTVAVVPFPAPAEGAGSA
- a CDS encoding glutamate ABC transporter substrate-binding protein produces the protein MRVRRVRSGLKGWGGVGAMAALCALALSFVLLLPWTTRSPGDGATGRAGQGVADGTPAADAACKDPEKRTPAPSTADGPTIAAIKARQGEKRKLIVGVDQNSYRWGYRDPNNTGAELEGFDIDLVHRIAQDILGDPDAVQFKAIPTNQRIPAVQEGRVDMVVRTMTISCARLDDVAFSAPYFKTGQQVLAPKSSPITGYNDTLARKKVCTATGSTANGKLVEDKDAGRIASSVVIAAPVPNQLDCLVRLQLGEVDAVVTDGALAASQAAQDPTVELKGAAFTTEYYGVAMKKDATDLVRRVNQILVQYRANGWQASYDKWLSATLGSDATTSRPPAPQYLTTG